A part of Pararhizobium sp. A13 genomic DNA contains:
- the rho gene encoding transcription termination factor Rho codes for MAEMKLQELKNKTATDLLAFAESLEVENASVMRKQELMFAILKMLASQEIEIIGEGVVEVLQDGFGFLRSANANYLPGPDDIYISPSQIRRFSLKTGDTVEGPIRGPKEGERYFALLKVNTINFEDPEKIRHKVHFDNLTPLYPNERFKMELEVPTSKDLSARVIDLIAPLGKGQRGLIVAPPRTGKTVLLQNIAHSITANHPECYLIVLLIDERPEEVTDMQRSVKGEVVSSTFDEPATRHVQVAEMVIEKAKRLVEHGRDVVILLDSITRLGRAYNTVVPSSGKVLTGGVDANALQRPKRFFGAARNIEEGGSLTIIATALIDTGSRMDEVIFEEFKGTGNSEIVLDRKVADKRIFPSMDILKSGTRKEDLLVPRQDLQKIFVLRRILAPMGTTDAIEFLIDKLKQTKTNGDFFDSMNT; via the coding sequence ATGGCTGAAATGAAGCTACAAGAACTAAAAAACAAAACTGCGACGGACCTTCTGGCCTTTGCTGAATCTCTCGAGGTTGAAAACGCCAGCGTCATGCGCAAGCAGGAACTGATGTTCGCGATCTTGAAAATGCTTGCGAGCCAAGAGATCGAGATCATCGGCGAAGGCGTCGTCGAAGTACTGCAGGACGGCTTCGGCTTCCTGCGTTCGGCCAATGCCAACTATCTGCCGGGTCCGGACGACATCTACATCTCGCCCTCGCAGATCCGCCGCTTCTCGCTAAAGACCGGCGATACGGTCGAGGGTCCGATCCGTGGACCGAAGGAAGGCGAACGCTATTTCGCGCTGCTCAAGGTCAATACGATCAATTTCGAGGATCCGGAAAAAATCCGGCACAAGGTTCATTTTGACAATCTGACGCCGCTCTATCCGAACGAGCGCTTCAAGATGGAACTTGAGGTTCCGACCTCGAAGGACCTTTCCGCCCGCGTCATCGACCTGATCGCGCCGCTCGGCAAGGGCCAGCGCGGCCTGATCGTCGCGCCGCCGCGCACCGGTAAAACGGTCCTGTTGCAGAACATCGCCCATTCGATCACTGCCAATCATCCGGAATGCTACCTCATCGTTCTTCTGATCGACGAGCGGCCGGAAGAAGTGACGGACATGCAGCGTTCGGTGAAGGGCGAAGTCGTGTCCTCTACCTTCGACGAGCCGGCAACGCGCCACGTTCAGGTGGCCGAGATGGTCATCGAAAAGGCCAAGCGGCTTGTCGAACACGGTCGCGACGTCGTCATCCTGCTCGATTCGATCACCCGCCTCGGCCGCGCCTACAACACCGTCGTGCCGTCATCCGGCAAGGTGCTGACCGGTGGTGTCGACGCCAACGCTCTGCAGCGGCCGAAGCGCTTTTTCGGTGCCGCCCGTAACATCGAGGAAGGCGGCTCGCTAACGATCATTGCGACGGCCCTGATCGATACCGGCAGCCGTATGGACGAAGTCATCTTCGAAGAGTTCAAGGGTACCGGAAACTCGGAAATCGTGCTGGATCGCAAGGTCGCCGACAAGCGCATCTTCCCGTCTATGGACATCCTCAAATCCGGTACGCGCAAGGAAGACCTTCTCGTGCCGCGCCAGGACCTGCAGAAGATCTTCGTGCTTCGCCGTATCCTTGCACCGATGGGCACCACGGATGCGATCGAGTTCCTGATCGACAAGCTGAAGCAGACCAAGACCAATGGCGATTTCTTTGATTCGATGAACACCTGA
- the hemJ gene encoding protoporphyrinogen oxidase HemJ, producing the protein MTERQTDARPGNKARARAFIAIALFLGLLAVLFLWQPDNLYLWIKALHLIAVMSWMAALLYMPRLFIYHTDAAPGSQQSETFKMMEQRLLKVIMNPAMMITWVLGLYLAWSIYGFQGGWLHAKLLLVVILTGVHVLFSRAVRAFARDENTRSARYWRLMNEAPTLLMILIVIMAVVKPF; encoded by the coding sequence ATGACCGAACGCCAGACCGACGCCCGCCCGGGGAACAAGGCGCGGGCGCGCGCCTTCATCGCCATCGCCCTGTTCCTGGGACTGCTCGCCGTGTTATTCCTCTGGCAGCCCGACAATCTCTATCTTTGGATCAAGGCGCTGCACCTCATTGCGGTGATGTCCTGGATGGCGGCGCTGCTCTACATGCCGCGGCTGTTCATTTATCACACCGATGCGGCGCCGGGTTCGCAACAGTCCGAAACCTTCAAGATGATGGAGCAGCGGCTGTTGAAGGTCATCATGAACCCGGCAATGATGATCACCTGGGTGCTCGGGCTTTATCTCGCCTGGAGCATCTATGGATTTCAGGGCGGGTGGCTGCATGCCAAGCTGCTGCTTGTCGTTATCCTAACCGGCGTCCATGTCCTGTTCAGCCGCGCGGTGCGCGCTTTTGCGCGGGATGAAAATACCCGCAGCGCCCGGTACTGGCGGCTGATGAACGAAGCGCCGACCCTTTTGATGATCCTCATCGTCATCATGGCGGTGGTGAAACCTTTTTGA
- the hemE gene encoding uroporphyrinogen decarboxylase, protein MTAKSRKVLQVLKGETLSPPPVWLMRQAGRYLPEYRLTRATAGSFLDLCYSPELAVEVTLQPIRRYGFDAAILFSDILVIPDALKRNVRFEEGHGPRMDPIDAADIAKLDVRPVSDHLKPVIETVRRLRRELPQETTLLGFCGAPWTVATYMIAGQGTPDQAPARLFAYRHPEAFDGLLATLADVSADYLVEQIDAGADAVQIFDSWAGVLGEDEFLRYAVKPVRRMIDSVRTRRPDAKIIAFAKGAGILLKDYRQGTDADAIGLDWSVPLSFAAELQKDGPVQGNLDPMRVVAGGQALDEGIDAILEVLGNGPLIFNLGHGITPQADPENVSRLVSRVRGARR, encoded by the coding sequence GTGACCGCGAAAAGCCGCAAGGTGCTACAGGTGTTGAAGGGTGAAACCCTGTCACCTCCTCCCGTCTGGTTGATGCGGCAGGCGGGCCGTTATCTTCCCGAATATCGCCTGACCCGTGCGACAGCCGGCAGCTTCCTCGATCTCTGTTATTCGCCGGAACTTGCCGTCGAAGTGACATTGCAGCCAATCCGGCGGTATGGTTTTGACGCCGCCATTCTGTTTTCCGACATCCTTGTTATCCCCGATGCGCTGAAGCGTAATGTTCGCTTCGAGGAAGGGCATGGACCGCGCATGGATCCGATCGATGCGGCGGATATTGCAAAGCTCGACGTCCGGCCGGTTTCGGATCACCTCAAACCTGTGATCGAAACCGTGCGGCGCTTGCGTCGTGAACTGCCGCAAGAGACGACGCTGCTCGGCTTCTGCGGCGCGCCGTGGACGGTGGCGACCTATATGATCGCCGGCCAGGGGACGCCGGACCAGGCGCCGGCGCGTTTGTTTGCCTATCGCCATCCGGAAGCTTTCGACGGGCTGCTTGCGACGCTTGCCGATGTCTCGGCCGATTACCTTGTCGAGCAGATCGATGCCGGCGCCGACGCGGTGCAGATTTTCGATTCCTGGGCGGGCGTGCTCGGCGAGGATGAATTTCTTCGCTACGCCGTCAAACCTGTTCGCCGGATGATCGACAGTGTTCGCACCCGCCGGCCCGATGCAAAGATCATCGCCTTTGCAAAGGGTGCCGGTATTCTCCTCAAGGATTACCGGCAAGGAACGGATGCGGATGCGATCGGTCTCGACTGGTCGGTTCCGCTTTCCTTTGCGGCCGAGCTTCAGAAGGATGGTCCGGTACAGGGCAATCTCGACCCGATGCGGGTTGTTGCCGGCGGCCAGGCCTTGGATGAAGGTATCGACGCGATTCTTGAAGTCCTGGGCAACGGCCCACTGATCTTCAATCTCGGACATGGCATTACGCCGCAGGCCGATCCGGAAAACGTCTCCCGTCTCGTCTCTCGGGTGCGCGGAGCAAGGCGATGA
- a CDS encoding pyruvate, water dikinase regulatory protein produces MENHKNYFHLHLISDSTGETLIAAGRAAAAQFQSSHALEHVYPLIRNRKQLMQVMAAVDGAPGIVLYTVVDRELADIIDATCKEMGLPCVSVLDPIIDLFQSYLGATSRRRSGAQHVMDADYFARIDALNFTMDHDDGQMPADFNDADVVLVGISRTSKTPTSIYLANRGIKTANIPIVPGVPLPDRLMEATKPLVVGLIATVDRISQVRENRVLGTASNNFRADEYVDRASIAEELKYARSLCTRNNWPMIDVTRRSIEETAAAIVALRPRLR; encoded by the coding sequence GTGGAGAACCATAAAAACTATTTCCACCTGCATCTGATCTCCGATTCGACCGGTGAGACGCTGATCGCAGCGGGCAGGGCCGCGGCCGCGCAATTTCAGTCCTCGCATGCGCTCGAGCACGTCTATCCCCTGATCAGGAACCGCAAGCAGCTGATGCAGGTGATGGCCGCGGTCGATGGTGCGCCGGGGATCGTGCTCTATACGGTCGTCGATCGGGAATTGGCCGACATCATCGATGCGACCTGCAAGGAGATGGGGCTGCCGTGTGTCTCGGTGCTCGACCCGATCATCGATCTCTTCCAGTCCTATCTCGGCGCGACATCGCGGCGGCGGTCCGGCGCGCAGCATGTGATGGACGCCGATTATTTCGCACGCATCGATGCGCTCAATTTCACGATGGATCATGATGACGGCCAGATGCCGGCCGATTTCAACGATGCCGATGTCGTGCTGGTCGGCATCAGCCGGACCTCGAAAACGCCCACCAGCATCTATCTCGCCAATCGTGGCATCAAGACCGCCAATATCCCGATCGTGCCCGGCGTCCCGCTGCCGGATCGGTTGATGGAGGCGACCAAGCCTCTGGTGGTCGGACTGATCGCCACCGTTGACCGGATTTCTCAGGTCCGGGAAAACCGCGTGCTTGGAACCGCATCCAACAATTTTCGGGCGGACGAATATGTTGATCGGGCGTCCATCGCGGAGGAGTTGAAGTATGCGCGTTCGCTCTGCACCCGCAACAACTGGCCGATGATCGATGTGACCCGCCGGTCCATCGAGGAAACGGCGGCGGCAATTGTTGCCCTGAGACCGCGGCTGCGCTAA
- a CDS encoding Maf-like protein yields MAGSLVLASASPFRRMLLENAGIRFQARAAEIDEREIEHQVEEQHSSPEEVALILAEAKARNVGEAFPEDIIIGSDQTMSLGQRVYHKPRAMAEARDHLVSLSGHTHQLNSAIVLTLGRDILWKHVSSARMTVRKLDAGFIERHLERVGPKALSSVGAYQLEGEGIQLFERIEGDYFTILGLPMLPLLAKLRDLRVIDA; encoded by the coding sequence ATGGCAGGCTCTCTTGTCCTCGCTTCGGCGAGCCCCTTCCGGCGCATGCTTTTGGAGAATGCCGGCATACGCTTTCAGGCGAGGGCGGCCGAGATCGACGAGCGCGAGATCGAACATCAGGTAGAGGAGCAGCATTCCTCACCGGAAGAGGTCGCGCTCATTCTTGCCGAGGCGAAAGCAAGAAATGTCGGCGAGGCTTTTCCTGAAGACATTATAATAGGCTCGGACCAGACCATGTCGCTCGGCCAGCGTGTCTATCACAAACCGCGAGCTATGGCCGAGGCGCGCGACCATCTTGTTTCGCTGTCTGGCCACACCCACCAGCTGAACAGCGCGATTGTGTTGACGCTGGGCAGGGATATCCTTTGGAAACATGTGTCCTCAGCCCGGATGACCGTTCGGAAACTGGACGCCGGCTTCATCGAGCGGCATCTCGAGCGCGTCGGGCCAAAAGCGCTGTCGAGCGTCGGCGCCTACCAGCTCGAGGGGGAGGGCATTCAGCTCTTCGAGAGAATTGAGGGTGACTATTTCACGATCCTCGGTCTGCCCATGCTGCCGCTTCTGGCGAAACTGAGGGATTTGCGAGTGATCGATGCGTGA
- a CDS encoding shikimate dehydrogenase, with the protein MRDSRETFVNHAFVTGYPVKHSRSPLIHSYWLKQLGLEGSYRAHEVAAQDFPAFIASLRNGQSGFIGGNVTIPHKEMAFALSDRPDTLSTELGASNTLWVEDRLVHATNTDGHGFTANLDERSAGWDRCDTAIVLGAGGASRAVIQAVRDRGVKTIHVVNRTQARAQELADRFGPAVHAQPMEALPEVMKDAGLFINTTSLGMDGSEAPDIDFTVMRSGSVVTDIVYVPLKTPILQQAEIQGFAIVDGLGMLLHQAVPGFEKWFGKRPQVDATLRQIIIDDMARHA; encoded by the coding sequence ATGCGTGATTCACGTGAAACATTTGTTAACCATGCCTTCGTCACGGGTTATCCCGTGAAGCATTCCCGCTCGCCCTTGATCCATAGCTATTGGCTGAAGCAGCTCGGCCTGGAAGGAAGCTACCGGGCGCATGAAGTCGCCGCGCAAGATTTTCCGGCTTTCATCGCGTCGCTCAGGAACGGCCAGTCCGGTTTCATCGGCGGCAATGTCACCATCCCTCACAAGGAAATGGCCTTCGCCCTTTCCGACCGGCCGGACACGTTGAGCACCGAACTCGGCGCTTCCAATACCTTGTGGGTCGAGGATAGGTTGGTACATGCGACCAATACGGACGGGCATGGGTTCACGGCGAACCTCGATGAGCGCTCTGCCGGCTGGGATCGATGCGACACCGCGATCGTTCTCGGCGCCGGCGGCGCCAGCCGGGCGGTCATCCAGGCGGTGCGTGATCGCGGCGTCAAGACCATCCATGTGGTCAATCGCACGCAAGCCCGGGCACAGGAACTGGCCGACCGGTTCGGCCCGGCGGTTCATGCGCAGCCGATGGAGGCTCTGCCGGAGGTGATGAAAGACGCCGGCCTTTTCATCAACACCACGTCTCTCGGTATGGACGGATCGGAGGCGCCCGACATCGACTTTACGGTGATGCGGTCCGGCAGCGTCGTGACGGATATTGTCTATGTCCCTTTGAAGACGCCGATCCTGCAGCAGGCGGAGATACAGGGTTTTGCGATCGTCGATGGTCTCGGCATGCTTTTGCATCAGGCAGTGCCCGGATTTGAAAAATGGTTTGGCAAGAGACCGCAGGTCGATGCGACACTGCGGCAGATCATCATCGACGACATGGCGCGACACGCATGA
- the coaE gene encoding dephospho-CoA kinase (Dephospho-CoA kinase (CoaE) performs the final step in coenzyme A biosynthesis.) → MIILGLTGSIGMGKTTAAQMFADLGVPVNDADAAVHALYRGAAVAAIEAAFPGATLAGVVDRKELSRQLSENPALFKTLEAIVHPLVRQVEQEFLARHRAEKSPLVLLDIPLLFETKAENRVDAVVIVTCDPEIQKERVMKRPGMTEEKFALILSRQVPDAEKRAKADYIIDTSGELDSTRAQVADIVRQVTSQKRP, encoded by the coding sequence ATGATCATTCTAGGGCTGACAGGATCGATCGGCATGGGCAAAACGACCGCCGCGCAAATGTTCGCGGATCTCGGTGTGCCCGTGAACGACGCCGATGCCGCCGTGCATGCGCTCTATCGGGGCGCGGCGGTCGCGGCGATCGAGGCGGCATTTCCAGGAGCAACGTTGGCGGGCGTGGTCGACAGGAAGGAGCTGTCCCGGCAGCTGTCTGAAAATCCGGCGCTGTTCAAGACGCTCGAAGCCATTGTTCATCCGCTCGTGCGCCAGGTGGAACAGGAGTTCCTCGCGCGTCACCGTGCAGAAAAATCTCCGCTCGTCCTGCTCGACATCCCGCTGTTGTTCGAGACGAAGGCGGAAAACCGGGTCGATGCGGTGGTGATTGTCACCTGCGATCCGGAGATCCAGAAGGAGCGGGTGATGAAAAGGCCGGGGATGACGGAGGAAAAATTCGCACTCATTCTCTCCCGCCAGGTTCCCGATGCGGAAAAACGTGCGAAAGCGGATTACATCATCGATACCAGTGGTGAGCTTGATTCGACCCGCGCCCAAGTCGCGGACATCGTCCGGCAGGTGACCAGCCAGAAGAGGCCATGA
- the dnaQ gene encoding DNA polymerase III subunit epsilon: protein MREIIFDTETTGLDNRQDRVIEIGGIELDNHFPTGRTFHVYINPGDRKVHPDALAVHGISDEFLKDKPDFAGVVTELLEFFGDARWVAHNATFDMGFMNAEFARLGLPAIANDLVTDTLALARRKHPMGPNSLDALCRRYGIDNSHRTKHGALLDSELLAEVYIEMIGGRQAAFGLLSGESRGGQAVEIDDIIVVAGQRPRPLAPRLSIEEIEAHAALVAKMGVKAIWVRYESAT, encoded by the coding sequence ATGCGCGAAATCATCTTCGATACGGAAACGACGGGTCTCGACAACAGGCAGGACCGCGTCATCGAAATCGGTGGCATCGAACTCGACAATCATTTTCCAACCGGGCGGACATTTCATGTCTACATCAATCCCGGCGACCGGAAGGTGCATCCCGACGCTCTGGCGGTCCACGGCATCTCGGACGAGTTCCTCAAGGACAAGCCGGACTTTGCCGGCGTCGTCACCGAACTGCTCGAATTTTTCGGCGACGCCCGCTGGGTGGCCCACAACGCGACCTTTGACATGGGCTTCATGAACGCCGAGTTTGCCCGGCTCGGCCTGCCGGCGATTGCCAATGACCTGGTGACGGACACGCTGGCGCTTGCCCGTCGCAAGCACCCGATGGGCCCAAACTCGCTCGATGCGCTCTGCCGGCGTTATGGGATAGACAATTCGCACCGCACCAAGCACGGCGCGCTGCTCGACTCCGAGCTTTTGGCGGAAGTCTATATCGAGATGATCGGTGGTCGGCAGGCGGCGTTCGGCCTGCTCTCCGGTGAGAGCCGCGGCGGCCAGGCGGTTGAAATCGACGATATCATTGTCGTCGCCGGGCAAAGGCCGCGACCGCTTGCGCCCCGTTTGAGTATCGAGGAAATCGAAGCGCATGCGGCGCTCGTCGCTAAAATGGGTGTAAAGGCCATCTGGGTAAGATACGAGTCCGCCACATGA
- the secB gene encoding protein-export chaperone SecB produces the protein MTDTSSTPNGGAAESPSLNILAQYIKDLSFENPGAPRSLQARDKAPSININVNVNANPLSDAEFDVVLTLNAEAKDGDKMLFNVELAYGGVFRVTGFPQEHMLPLLFIECPRLLFPFARQIVSDATRNGGFPPLMIDPIDFAQMFTQRMAEEKVRAQVSANTN, from the coding sequence ATGACCGATACCTCATCCACCCCAAATGGCGGCGCTGCAGAGAGCCCGTCCCTGAACATCCTGGCGCAGTACATCAAGGACCTTTCGTTTGAAAATCCGGGTGCGCCGCGTTCGCTTCAGGCCCGCGACAAGGCTCCGTCGATCAACATCAATGTCAACGTCAACGCCAATCCGCTGTCGGATGCGGAGTTCGACGTCGTGCTGACGCTGAATGCCGAAGCCAAGGATGGCGACAAGATGCTGTTCAACGTCGAACTCGCCTATGGCGGCGTCTTCCGCGTCACCGGCTTCCCGCAGGAGCATATGCTGCCGCTGCTCTTCATCGAATGCCCGCGCCTGCTGTTCCCGTTTGCCCGCCAGATCGTTTCCGACGCGACCCGCAACGGCGGCTTCCCGCCGCTGATGATCGACCCGATCGATTTTGCCCAGATGTTCACCCAGCGCATGGCTGAAGAGAAAGTCCGGGCACAGGTCTCCGCCAACACGAACTGA
- a CDS encoding FxsA family protein — protein MRSLIIPLLFLLMPLAEIAAFIFVGREVGVGVTLLLVLASAIAGAVLLRIQGFGVLRKIQQASQTGTDPGRQLVHGVMIVIAAFLLIIPGFISDVIGLLLFIPAVRDLGWSLIKNRLTIVTTGGMGGFSRGPDPARGSPSGPQVIDLDEDEFSRTDGRGRTDPNERDRLK, from the coding sequence ATGCGTTCTCTGATCATTCCGCTGCTTTTTCTTTTGATGCCGCTTGCGGAGATCGCCGCCTTCATTTTCGTCGGCCGCGAAGTCGGCGTCGGCGTGACGTTGCTGCTGGTGCTGGCAAGCGCGATCGCCGGCGCCGTTCTCTTGCGCATCCAGGGCTTCGGCGTGCTCAGGAAAATTCAGCAGGCCTCGCAGACCGGCACCGACCCCGGACGGCAGCTCGTGCATGGCGTGATGATCGTGATCGCTGCATTCCTGCTGATCATTCCCGGCTTCATCAGCGATGTTATCGGGCTGCTCCTTTTCATTCCGGCCGTCAGGGATCTCGGCTGGTCGCTGATCAAGAACCGTCTGACGATCGTGACGACAGGTGGCATGGGTGGATTTTCGCGCGGACCGGACCCCGCCCGCGGGTCACCATCCGGCCCGCAGGTCATCGACCTCGACGAAGACGAATTTTCCCGTACCGATGGCCGCGGCCGCACCGATCCGAACGAGCGCGACCGCCTGAAGTAA
- a CDS encoding Tim44/TimA family putative adaptor protein → MGSFDFITLFFLVAAVIIFLQLRSVLGKRTGNERPPVDPYSPREAAQGPEATGKVVQLPRRDGAGEDISRYADIDAFTKAGTPLNDALRRMSDADPNFDPQEFVNGAKMAYEMIVMAFADGDRKTLKGLLSREVYEGFDAAISERESKGEVVKSTFVGIEKADMVHAEIKDSEANITLRIISQLISATYDKSGAIIDGDAEAVSEVNDLWTFARDSRSRDPNWKLIATESEN, encoded by the coding sequence ATGGGCTCTTTCGACTTCATCACATTGTTTTTCCTGGTCGCCGCGGTGATCATCTTCCTCCAGTTGCGCAGCGTGCTGGGCAAGAGGACTGGAAACGAACGTCCGCCCGTTGATCCCTATTCGCCCCGCGAGGCGGCCCAAGGCCCGGAAGCAACCGGGAAGGTCGTGCAGCTCCCCCGCCGCGACGGCGCCGGAGAGGACATTTCACGCTATGCCGATATCGATGCCTTCACCAAGGCTGGAACGCCGCTCAACGACGCGCTGCGCCGCATGAGCGATGCCGATCCGAATTTCGACCCGCAGGAGTTCGTCAACGGTGCCAAGATGGCCTACGAAATGATCGTCATGGCGTTTGCCGACGGCGACCGAAAGACGCTCAAGGGTCTTCTGTCCCGGGAGGTCTATGAAGGTTTCGATGCGGCGATTTCCGAGCGCGAAAGCAAGGGTGAAGTCGTCAAATCCACCTTCGTTGGCATCGAGAAGGCCGACATGGTGCATGCCGAGATCAAGGACAGTGAAGCCAACATCACGCTGCGCATCATCAGCCAGCTGATTTCCGCGACCTACGACAAATCCGGTGCCATCATCGATGGAGACGCTGAGGCCGTCTCTGAAGTCAACGACCTCTGGACGTTTGCCCGCGACAGCCGCTCGCGCGATCCGAATTGGAAGCTGATCGCCACCGAATCCGAAAACTGA
- a CDS encoding murein transglycosylase A codes for MDFDLQRVDFSGLPGWRDDNPLPLLGALERCRHHVATVKPHKTGSLGVSSADLMQAYGAASTVEIRTADAARAFFEDHFVPFKIVRRDGRPGFVTAFYEPEVLVSTTPDKTFRFPFYRRPDDLVDVDDSNRPIGMDPYFAFGQLKDGAIGEYPDRKAIEQGFLAGRGLEIAYAKSKVDVFFAHVQGAARLVFPDGSMKRVTYAAKTGHYFSATGKLLIERGKIDAATVSMQTIRQWLDEHPDEADEVLWHNRSFIFFREAAVDDTGLGPVAAAKVALEPGRSLAVDRLIHTFGVPFFISSDSLKSIDGGRPFRRLMLALDTGSAIVGPARGDIFTGSGDEAGHLAGAVRNDADFFIFIPKAAAARYDHGQG; via the coding sequence ATGGATTTCGATTTGCAGCGGGTCGATTTTTCCGGCCTCCCCGGTTGGCGCGACGACAATCCGCTGCCGTTGCTTGGCGCCCTTGAGCGCTGTCGCCATCATGTCGCGACGGTCAAACCACACAAGACGGGTTCGCTCGGTGTCTCGTCCGCCGACCTGATGCAGGCTTATGGGGCGGCCTCGACCGTCGAGATACGGACCGCAGACGCAGCTCGGGCTTTCTTCGAAGATCACTTTGTCCCGTTCAAGATCGTCCGCAGGGACGGCAGGCCCGGTTTCGTGACGGCATTCTATGAACCCGAGGTTCTGGTCAGCACGACGCCGGACAAGACATTTCGCTTTCCCTTCTACCGTCGTCCGGATGATCTTGTTGACGTCGACGATAGCAATCGGCCCATCGGCATGGATCCTTATTTTGCCTTCGGCCAGTTGAAGGATGGCGCCATTGGCGAATATCCGGATCGCAAGGCGATCGAGCAGGGCTTTCTTGCCGGGCGCGGACTGGAGATCGCCTATGCCAAATCCAAGGTCGATGTTTTCTTCGCCCACGTGCAAGGGGCGGCCCGGCTTGTCTTTCCCGACGGGTCGATGAAGCGCGTCACCTATGCGGCGAAGACCGGGCATTATTTTTCCGCGACCGGAAAGCTGCTGATCGAGCGGGGCAAGATCGATGCGGCGACCGTCTCGATGCAAACGATCCGGCAATGGCTGGACGAACATCCGGATGAGGCTGACGAGGTGCTCTGGCACAACCGATCCTTCATCTTCTTCCGTGAGGCGGCGGTTGATGATACCGGTCTCGGTCCGGTGGCGGCGGCCAAGGTGGCGTTGGAGCCCGGCCGCTCGCTTGCGGTCGACCGGCTCATTCATACCTTCGGCGTTCCCTTCTTCATCTCGAGCGACAGCCTGAAGTCCATCGATGGCGGCCGGCCGTTTCGCCGGCTGATGCTGGCGCTCGACACGGGATCGGCGATCGTCGGCCCCGCGCGCGGCGATATCTTTACCGGCTCGGGTGACGAAGCCGGGCACCTGGCTGGTGCCGTGCGCAACGACGCCGACTTTTTCATTTTCATTCCGAAGGCCGCGGCGGCAAGATACGACCATGGCCAGGGATAA
- a CDS encoding Smr/MutS family protein: MARDKKLTSEDRILWGKVARTTRPLPGRMDELAEFEEPALEPEKPAAPPIGEGKSLAESFGGAAEAVKRPRVHHPLEKPVKRKLAKGHLPIEARIDLHGMVQSEAHGFLLHFLLRAHDRGLRHVLVITGKGTSLGSEGALKRAVPMWFSLPEFRMLISSYEPAARNHGGEGALYVRLSKLRGSMP; the protein is encoded by the coding sequence ATGGCCAGGGATAAGAAGCTTACCAGCGAGGATCGGATATTGTGGGGCAAGGTCGCTCGCACCACCCGTCCGCTGCCCGGCCGAATGGACGAGCTTGCCGAATTCGAAGAGCCGGCGCTGGAACCTGAAAAGCCGGCGGCACCGCCGATCGGGGAAGGCAAGTCTCTGGCGGAATCGTTCGGTGGCGCTGCGGAAGCAGTAAAGCGCCCGCGTGTCCACCATCCTCTCGAAAAACCCGTCAAGCGCAAACTGGCAAAGGGCCATCTGCCGATCGAGGCGCGGATCGACCTGCACGGCATGGTCCAGAGTGAGGCGCATGGGTTCCTGTTGCATTTTCTCCTGCGCGCGCATGACCGGGGCCTGAGGCACGTGCTCGTCATCACCGGCAAGGGTACGTCGCTTGGCAGCGAGGGCGCGTTGAAACGGGCGGTGCCGATGTGGTTTTCGCTACCGGAATTCCGGATGCTGATTTCCTCCTACGAGCCGGCAGCACGCAACCACGGCGGCGAGGGCGCGCTCTATGTCCGCCTGTCGAAGCTGAGGGGTTCGATGCCATGA
- a CDS encoding helix-turn-helix transcriptional regulator, protein MTPFGEAMHRLRRLKGVSQKQMAAAIGVSPAYLSALEHGKRGAPSFELLQRVAGYFNVIWDDADELFGLAALSDPKVVLDTSGLSPAHTAFANRLASRIRGLSGETIHMLEDVLEKGRFADKEL, encoded by the coding sequence ATGACGCCGTTTGGCGAAGCGATGCACCGGCTGCGGCGGCTGAAAGGTGTCTCGCAGAAACAGATGGCGGCCGCGATCGGCGTATCGCCGGCCTATCTCTCGGCACTGGAACATGGAAAGCGCGGCGCGCCGAGCTTTGAACTCCTGCAAAGGGTCGCCGGATATTTCAATGTCATCTGGGATGATGCCGACGAGCTTTTCGGTCTGGCAGCACTGTCCGATCCGAAAGTCGTGCTCGATACTTCCGGTTTGTCGCCCGCTCACACGGCCTTTGCCAACCGGCTCGCGAGCCGTATTCGTGGCTTATCCGGCGAAACCATCCATATGCTGGAAGATGTTTTGGAAAAAGGTCGGTTTGCTGATAAGGAACTCTGA